A window of Salmo trutta chromosome 5, fSalTru1.1, whole genome shotgun sequence contains these coding sequences:
- the LOC115194836 gene encoding saxiphilin-like, with protein sequence MATLTIILLISTVFALGDAMKRPKTPCERARDAVINGPPGVYVPTCDCQGEYTPEQHWGSTGSSWCVTRTGQKILGTETPPGTASVKCACSGSRR encoded by the exons ATGGCGACATTGACCATCATTCTGCTTATCAGCACGGTTTTTGCTCTCGGAG ATGCAATGAAACGACCCAAGACCCCTTGTGAGCGTGCTAGAGATGCTGTGATAAATGGCCCGCCTGGAGTCTACGTCCCCACGTGTGACTGCCAGGGAGAATACACCCCTGAGCAACACTGGGGATCTACAG GTTCCTCTTGGTGTGTTACCAGAACTGGACAAAAGATCCTGGGTACTGAGACTCCACCAGGCACTGCTTCTGTCAAATGTGCATGCAG TGGTTCTCGCAGATGA